A genomic window from Streptomyces sp. HUAS YS2 includes:
- a CDS encoding FUSC family protein encodes MPRFRPPLSPATGSGRRRSAARVARALSPRGALALHSVDGALSFALRAALAMALPAVPMAVAGRADLAVYTMLGSFTTTFGRNLPYPRRARVLALVALAMTACVGCGSALGAWARPQDGGAGAAVVVAATALVAGLAKFACDAARLSGLGAVLLLFSFAVAANGSPVPSDVLPHTGLAALGAAVAWVLGVAGRLVHPDRPQRLAVAAALRELAALLDVVGAGDAARASHGPARHRATAAVLQAYGTLGLLPPTSDERAGRAGRSGRRDVCVRLTDLSWSLLTGAARRPPDDPAVLAGHLRVQVRLLVSRRVRDPELLPELAGPTSAAEAEAEPAPSGPTTRPAAELRAAELVTGRSHGGHGRTAVLLVPALRMVLGTGIAGGAALALGLGHGYWAAISAAAVLHSINVRTAAQRAVQRTLGTVAGLLLALGVLAAEPGPVVLVLVIVLLEFLLEYVVARNYGLGVVFLTPLALLLSDLAAPAPAGALVQDRALSSVLGIAVALLCALVVVHDHAALRAEHALAACTQAGRRAERALEDGAEATYPILQTRLAAAVVELREADDAAAGELWPAEIDPIELAAAEQRAYLLLERLAQGR; translated from the coding sequence ATGCCCCGATTTCGCCCACCGCTCTCCCCCGCGACCGGGAGCGGCCGACGGCGCTCGGCGGCCCGGGTGGCGCGTGCGCTCTCCCCGCGCGGCGCGCTCGCCCTGCACAGCGTGGACGGCGCCCTGTCCTTCGCGCTGCGCGCCGCGCTGGCGATGGCGCTCCCGGCGGTGCCGATGGCCGTGGCCGGCCGGGCCGACCTGGCCGTCTACACGATGCTGGGCTCCTTCACCACGACGTTCGGCCGCAATCTGCCGTACCCGCGAAGGGCCCGGGTGCTCGCGCTGGTCGCGCTCGCGATGACAGCGTGCGTGGGCTGCGGTTCGGCGCTCGGCGCCTGGGCCCGCCCGCAGGACGGGGGAGCGGGCGCCGCCGTGGTGGTCGCGGCGACCGCCCTGGTCGCCGGTCTCGCCAAGTTCGCCTGCGACGCGGCGCGGCTGAGCGGGCTCGGCGCGGTGCTGCTGCTCTTCTCCTTCGCCGTCGCGGCCAACGGTTCGCCCGTCCCGTCCGATGTGCTCCCGCACACCGGCCTGGCCGCCCTGGGCGCGGCGGTGGCCTGGGTCCTCGGCGTGGCGGGCCGGCTCGTGCACCCCGACCGCCCGCAGCGGCTCGCCGTCGCCGCCGCGCTGCGCGAACTCGCCGCCCTGCTGGACGTGGTGGGCGCCGGGGACGCCGCCCGGGCGTCGCACGGGCCCGCCCGGCACCGGGCGACGGCCGCCGTGCTCCAGGCGTACGGGACGCTCGGCCTCCTGCCCCCGACCTCCGACGAACGAGCCGGCCGGGCGGGCCGGTCCGGGCGACGCGACGTCTGCGTACGGCTCACCGACCTGTCCTGGTCGCTGCTGACCGGCGCCGCCCGCCGTCCGCCGGACGACCCGGCCGTCCTGGCCGGGCATCTGCGGGTGCAGGTCCGCCTCCTCGTGAGCCGCCGCGTCCGGGACCCGGAGCTGCTGCCCGAACTGGCGGGGCCGACCTCCGCCGCGGAGGCCGAGGCCGAGCCCGCGCCGTCCGGGCCCACCACCCGGCCCGCCGCCGAACTGCGCGCCGCGGAACTGGTGACCGGTCGGAGTCACGGCGGTCACGGGCGTACGGCGGTGCTGCTGGTGCCCGCGTTGCGGATGGTTCTCGGCACCGGGATCGCGGGCGGCGCCGCGCTCGCGCTGGGGCTCGGCCATGGCTACTGGGCGGCGATCTCCGCCGCCGCGGTGCTGCACTCGATCAACGTGCGCACTGCGGCCCAACGGGCCGTGCAGCGCACCCTGGGCACGGTCGCCGGGCTGCTGCTCGCGCTCGGCGTGCTGGCCGCCGAGCCCGGTCCGGTGGTGCTGGTCCTGGTGATCGTGCTCCTGGAGTTCCTGCTGGAGTACGTCGTGGCCCGCAACTACGGACTCGGCGTCGTCTTCCTGACGCCGCTGGCCCTGCTGCTCAGCGACCTGGCCGCGCCCGCGCCCGCCGGCGCGCTCGTCCAGGACCGGGCGCTGAGCAGCGTCCTCGGGATCGCCGTCGCACTGCTCTGCGCGCTCGTCGTGGTCCACGACCACGCGGCCCTCCGAGCCGAGCACGCGCTTGCCGCGTGCACGCAGGCGGGCAGGCGCGCCGAACGGGCGCTGGAGGACGGTGCCGAGGCGACGTACCCGATCCTGCAGACCCGACTCGCCGCTGCCGTCGTGGAACTGCGCGAGGCCGACGACGCGGCGGCGGGCGAGCTCTGGCCGGCCGAGATCGACCCGATCGAACTCGCCGCCGCCGAGCAGCGCGCGTACCTGTTGCTGGAGCGGCTTGCCCAGGGCCGCTGA
- a CDS encoding DUF6457 domain-containing protein, which translates to MMRRWIAAAQEELDVDLEVDVAGLLDMARTVAHEVARPAAPLTAFLVGYAAARAGGGEAAVAEANAKAQGLAERWAAEHSDEARTADDAGHTGGAGGAA; encoded by the coding sequence ATGATGCGCCGATGGATCGCCGCGGCCCAGGAGGAGTTGGACGTCGACCTCGAGGTCGACGTCGCCGGTCTGCTCGACATGGCGAGGACCGTCGCCCACGAAGTCGCCCGCCCCGCAGCCCCGTTGACCGCCTTCCTGGTCGGCTACGCCGCGGCGCGAGCGGGCGGCGGCGAGGCCGCGGTCGCCGAGGCCAACGCGAAGGCGCAGGGCCTGGCGGAACGCTGGGCGGCGGAGCACAGCGACGAGGCCAGGACCGCAGACGACGCCGGGCACACCGGCGGTGCCGGGGGTGCGGCATGA
- the moaA gene encoding GTP 3',8-cyclase MoaA encodes MPRPRRDLGGERSATRGPAPLVDRFGRVHTDLRVSLTDRCNLRCTYCMPAEGLDWLSRPEVLTDDEVVRLVRVATERLGITSVRLTGGEPLLRRGLPGLVARLSSSGATPELSMTTNGIGLARTASALREAGLSRVNVSLDTLRADRFAEITRRDRLPDVLDGLRAARDAGLAPVKINAVPVRGVNDDEILDLTAFAVRNGYRMRFIESMPLDAHGAWDRDRMVTAAEILDRLGERYELVPLHARDNAPAEEWRIAGTAGLVGVIASVTRPFCGGCDRVRLTADGQLRNCLFATEESDLRALLRGGADDAALEAAWRTCLAGKEPGHAIGSADFRRPERPMSAIGG; translated from the coding sequence GTGCCGCGACCGCGTCGCGACCTCGGCGGAGAGCGTTCCGCGACCCGTGGCCCGGCCCCGCTGGTGGACCGCTTCGGCCGGGTCCACACCGACCTGCGGGTGTCCCTCACAGACCGGTGCAACCTGCGCTGCACGTACTGCATGCCGGCGGAGGGGCTCGACTGGCTGTCCCGGCCCGAGGTGCTGACCGACGACGAGGTCGTCCGCCTGGTCCGGGTCGCCACCGAACGGCTCGGGATCACCTCGGTACGGCTCACCGGCGGCGAGCCGCTGCTCCGGCGCGGCCTGCCGGGGCTCGTCGCCCGCCTCTCGTCCTCGGGCGCGACGCCCGAACTGTCCATGACGACCAACGGGATCGGGCTGGCGCGCACCGCGTCCGCCCTGCGCGAGGCGGGCCTGAGTCGGGTCAACGTCAGCCTGGACACCCTGCGGGCCGACCGGTTCGCCGAGATCACGCGGCGCGACCGGCTCCCCGACGTCCTCGACGGGCTGCGCGCCGCGCGCGACGCCGGGCTCGCCCCCGTGAAGATCAACGCGGTGCCGGTGCGCGGGGTCAACGACGACGAGATCCTCGACCTGACCGCGTTCGCCGTTCGCAACGGCTACCGGATGCGGTTCATCGAGTCGATGCCGCTGGACGCGCACGGCGCCTGGGACCGGGACCGGATGGTCACCGCCGCGGAGATCCTGGACCGCCTCGGCGAGCGCTACGAACTCGTCCCCCTCCATGCGCGGGACAACGCGCCCGCGGAGGAGTGGCGTATAGCCGGGACGGCCGGCCTGGTCGGCGTCATCGCCAGTGTCACGCGTCCGTTCTGCGGCGGCTGTGACCGGGTCCGGCTCACCGCCGACGGACAGCTGCGCAACTGCCTCTTCGCCACCGAGGAGTCCGACCTGAGGGCCCTCCTGCGCGGCGGCGCCGACGATGCGGCCCTGGAGGCCGCCTGGCGGACCTGCCTGGCCGGCAAGGAGCCAGGCCACGCCATCGGCAGCGCGGACTTCCGCCGGCCGGAGCGCCCCATGTCCGCCATCGGCGGCTGA
- a CDS encoding FdhF/YdeP family oxidoreductase: MSGSGVVEDPSDDLKVTPPKTWATGLPAVTHALEYSLSQTSPRRTALTLLNINQPKGIDCPGCAWPEPAPGKRHMNEYCENGAKHINDEATSRRVTRDFFREHSIAELDGMSDYWLNQQGRLTEPMVKRPGATHYEPIGWDEAFGLLAAELKRLDSPDEALFYVSGRLNNEAAFLLQLFARAFGTNNLPDCSNMCHESSGSGLGETLGIGKGSVSLDDIHDSDLIFVVGQNPGTNHPRMLSALEETKRNGGQVVAVNTLPEAGLMRFKHPQKARGILGRGTPIADQFLHIRAGGDLALFQALNRLLLEAEDTAPGTVLDHDFIRTHSTGFEEFTEHARKVSWDDILAATGLDRGEIQALFERVLASKKIIVCWAMGVTQHKHGVPTIREIVNFLMARGNIGRPGAGVCPVRGHSNVQGDRTMGVWERMPQAFLDSLGREFGFTPPAHHGLDAVDSIRAMHEGRAKVFLGVAGNFVRATPDSEVTEEAMRRCRLTAHVSTKLNRSHTVCGDTALILPTLGRSDRDVQATGEQFVTVEDSMSEVHASRGKLPPASPHLLSEVAIVGRLARATLGDEPAVPWEEFEADYGTVRDRIARVVPGFEDFNARVAAPGGFKLPNPVNSGVFPTPSGKAVFTCNAFTMPDVPKGHLLLQTLRSHDQWNTVWYAANDRYRGIHNARRVVMVNPDDLAELGLADRDLVDLVGVWHDGRERRAEGFRVVSYPASRGSAAAYYPETNVLVPLDSVADISNCPTSKGVLVRLEPSRATA, from the coding sequence ATGAGCGGCAGCGGCGTTGTCGAGGACCCGAGCGACGATCTGAAGGTCACCCCGCCCAAGACGTGGGCGACGGGTCTTCCCGCGGTGACGCACGCGCTGGAGTACTCCCTGAGCCAGACGTCCCCGCGGCGCACCGCGCTGACGCTGTTGAACATCAACCAGCCCAAGGGCATCGACTGCCCGGGCTGCGCCTGGCCGGAGCCCGCGCCGGGCAAGCGGCACATGAACGAGTACTGCGAGAACGGCGCCAAGCACATCAACGACGAGGCCACCTCGCGCCGCGTCACCCGGGACTTCTTCCGTGAGCACTCCATCGCGGAGCTGGACGGCATGTCCGACTACTGGCTCAACCAGCAGGGCCGGCTGACCGAGCCCATGGTCAAGCGGCCGGGCGCGACCCACTACGAGCCGATCGGCTGGGACGAGGCGTTCGGCCTGCTCGCCGCGGAGCTGAAGCGGCTCGACTCCCCCGACGAGGCGCTGTTCTACGTCTCCGGCCGGCTGAACAACGAGGCGGCGTTCCTCCTCCAGCTCTTCGCGCGCGCGTTCGGCACCAACAACCTGCCGGACTGCTCCAACATGTGCCACGAGTCGAGCGGGTCCGGGCTCGGTGAGACGCTCGGCATCGGCAAGGGCAGCGTCTCCCTGGACGACATCCACGACTCCGACCTGATCTTCGTCGTGGGGCAGAACCCGGGCACCAACCATCCCCGGATGCTCTCGGCACTGGAGGAGACCAAGCGCAACGGCGGTCAGGTGGTGGCGGTGAACACGCTGCCCGAGGCCGGTCTGATGCGCTTCAAGCACCCGCAGAAGGCCCGCGGGATACTCGGCCGCGGCACGCCGATCGCCGACCAGTTCCTGCACATCCGGGCGGGCGGCGACCTGGCCCTGTTCCAGGCCCTGAACCGGCTGCTCCTGGAGGCCGAGGACACGGCGCCCGGCACCGTCCTCGACCACGACTTCATCCGCACCCACAGCACGGGCTTCGAGGAGTTCACCGAGCACGCCAGGAAGGTGTCGTGGGACGACATCCTGGCGGCGACGGGCCTCGACCGCGGTGAGATCCAGGCCCTGTTCGAGCGGGTCCTGGCGAGCAAGAAGATCATCGTGTGCTGGGCGATGGGCGTCACGCAGCACAAGCACGGCGTGCCCACGATCCGCGAGATCGTCAACTTCCTGATGGCGCGCGGCAACATCGGCCGGCCGGGGGCGGGCGTGTGCCCGGTGCGCGGCCACAGCAACGTCCAGGGCGACCGCACCATGGGGGTGTGGGAGCGGATGCCGCAGGCGTTCCTCGACTCCCTGGGCCGCGAGTTCGGCTTCACCCCGCCCGCGCACCACGGCCTGGACGCGGTCGACAGCATCCGGGCCATGCACGAGGGCCGCGCCAAGGTGTTCCTGGGGGTCGCCGGCAACTTCGTCCGGGCCACGCCGGACAGCGAGGTCACCGAGGAGGCGATGCGCCGGTGCCGGCTCACCGCGCACGTCTCCACCAAGCTCAACCGTTCCCACACGGTGTGCGGCGACACGGCTCTGATCCTGCCCACTCTGGGGCGCAGCGACCGGGACGTCCAGGCGACCGGCGAGCAGTTCGTGACGGTCGAGGACTCGATGAGCGAGGTCCACGCCTCCCGGGGCAAGCTGCCGCCGGCCTCCCCGCACCTGCTGAGCGAGGTGGCGATCGTCGGCCGGCTGGCCCGCGCCACCCTCGGCGACGAACCGGCCGTCCCCTGGGAGGAGTTCGAGGCGGACTACGGCACCGTCCGGGACCGGATCGCGCGGGTCGTGCCCGGCTTCGAGGACTTCAACGCACGGGTGGCCGCGCCCGGCGGTTTCAAGCTGCCCAACCCGGTGAACTCGGGCGTCTTCCCGACGCCGAGCGGCAAGGCCGTCTTCACCTGCAACGCGTTCACGATGCCGGACGTCCCGAAGGGGCATCTGCTGCTGCAGACCCTGCGGTCGCACGACCAGTGGAACACCGTCTGGTACGCGGCGAACGACCGCTACCGCGGTATCCACAACGCCCGCCGGGTCGTCATGGTCAATCCCGACGACCTCGCCGAACTCGGCCTCGCGGACCGCGATCTGGTGGACCTGGTGGGCGTCTGGCACGACGGCAGGGAGCGCCGCGCGGAGGGCTTCCGGGTGGTCTCGTACCCGGCGAGCCGCGGCTCGGCAGCGGCCTACTACCCGGAGACCAACGTCCTGGTGCCGCTGGACAGCGTCGCCGACATCAGCAACTGCCCGACCTCCAAGGGCGTCCTGGTCCGGCTGGAACCGTCCCGGGCCACCGCGTGA